A portion of the Carya illinoinensis cultivar Pawnee chromosome 11, C.illinoinensisPawnee_v1, whole genome shotgun sequence genome contains these proteins:
- the LOC122281696 gene encoding uncharacterized protein LOC122281696, with the protein MEAMTICSSSSSRAVPTINNCTRRKNARTHNSAAFTPLFIRSMAAQKPLPSATKTVSSRKNSAVFPLGAQGPRSSPVTTSSSQIKLLTRVEQLKLLTKAEKAGLLSAAEKLGLSLSTIEKLGLLSKAEEIGVLSAATDPGTPGALLSLSLVLLLSGPSCVYLVPEDYPWQIALQVVVAVISVVGGSAAFATSNFVSNLQK; encoded by the exons ATGGAGGCCATGACAATttgtagcagcagcagcagcagggcAGTCCCAACTATTAACAATTGTACAAGGAGAAAGAACGCAAGAACACACAACTCTGCTGCTTTTACACCCCTTTTCATTCGATCCATGGCTGCCCAGAAACCTCTGCCATCTGCTACCAAAACTGTTAGCTCTAGAAAG AATTCAGCAGTTTTTCCTCTTGGAGCGCAAGGCCCTCGGAGTAGCCCCGTGACGACTTCTTCATCGCAGATAAAGCTACTGACAAGGGTGGAGCAGCTGAAACTACTAACTAAAGCGGAGAAAGCTGGCCTGCTATCGGCAGCCGAAAAGTTGGGGCTCTCTTTGTCGACTATAGAGAAATTGGGACTTCTCTCAAAGGCAGAGGAAATAGGAGTCCTTTCTGCAGCAACAGATCCGGGAACCCCGGGGGCTTTGTTGAGCCTCAGCTTAGTTCTGCTGCTTTCAGGTCCCTCGTGTGTTTACCTTGTCCCTGAGGACTATCCCTGGCAGATAGCATTGCAAGTTGTGGTTGCTGTAATCTCAGTGGTTGGTGGGTCTGCGGCTTTCGCCACATCAAATTTTGTATCCAACTTGCAGAAATAA
- the LOC122281695 gene encoding nuclear transport factor 2 isoform X1: MAMQDASPTLSPSAQVVGNAFVEQYYHILHQSPNLVHRFYQDTSLLSRPDANGNMATVTSMQAINEKILDFNYDDYTAEIKTADAQDSYEKGVIVLVTGCLTGKDNLRRKFTQTFFLAPQDKGYFVLNDVFRYIEENDLLQTNSVAVHSINENVPIAALTPGPEPAHAPEVPAVEPASSFEEEDIIEVAEVCDPSDNEEGSVVEDEVIQPPAHPTQNEILKEVDSTVVDSAPAAEEDVPKKSYASIVKVMKGTVPNSAHASIRKLRVEPTYPDQQSHSSAKPAPAPEASAPNSDSAPESSDVPEEAEGHSIYVRNLPHNATDTQLEEEFKKFGPIKHGGIQVRSNKQGFTFGFVEFETISSMHSALEASPITIGDRRAVVEEKRTTTRVASSGRGRYSSGRGGFRSESFKIRGNFGGARAYSRNEFRNQGEFSGRPRGSIGRNGEGHQRANQNGSGRGGRQGGVNRNAAA; encoded by the exons ATGGCAATGCAGGACGCAAGTCCCACCCTTTCTCCCAGTGCCCAAGTTGTTGGGAATGCCTTTGTGGAGCAATACTACCATATTCTTCACCAATCCCCTAACTTGGTGCATAGATTTTATCAGGATACAAGTTTGCTAAGCCGGCCAGATGCCAATGGTAACATGGCAACAGTGACATCCATGCAA GCAATCAATGAGAAGATACTGGATTTCAACTATGACGACTATACAGCAGAGATAAAAACTGCAGATGCTCAGGACTCGTATGAGAAAGGGGTGATTGTTTTAGTGACAGGATGTTTGACTGGAAAGGACAATTTGAGGAGGAAATTCACTCAAACATTTTTTCTCGCTCCTCAAGACAAAGGCTACTTTGTTTTAAATGATGTCTTTAGGTACATTGAGGAAAATGACCTGTTGCAAACCAATTCTGTCGCTGTCCACAGCATAAATGAAAATGTTCCTATAGCTGCCTTGACACCAGGACCAG AGCCTGCTCATGCTCCTGAGGTTCCTGCCGTTGAACCTGCGTCTTCTTTTGAGGAGGAAGATATTATTGAAGTGGCTGAAGTTTGTGATCCTTCAGATAATGAGGAAGGATCAGTTGTTGAAGACGAGGTTATTCAACCCCCAGCTCATCCTACTCAGAACGAAATTCTTAAAGAGGTTGATTCCACAGTTGTTGATTCAGCTCCTGCAGCTGAGGAGGATGTCCCAAAGAAGTCTTATGCGTCAATT GTTAAGGTAATGAAAGGAACAGTGCCTAATTCAGCCCATGCTTCCATTAGAAAGTTGAGGGTGGAACCCACGTATCCTGATCAGCAGTCACACAGTTCCGCAAAACCTGCTCCTGCACCTGAGGCGTCAGCTCCTAATAGTGACAGTGCCCCTGAAAGCAGTGATGTTCCTGAGGAAG CTGAAGGTCACTCCATATATGTGCGGAACTTACCTCACAATGCAACAGATACACAACTTGAGGAAGAGTTCAAAAAGTTTGGGCCTATCAAGCATGGGGGGATCCAAGTTAGAAGTAACAAG CAGGGATTCACTTTTGGCTTTGTCGAATTTGAAACAATCAGTTCAATGCATAGTGCGCTTGAG GCTTCACCTATCACAATTGGGGATCGTCGGGCTGTTGTTGAGGAAAAGAGAACTACCACCCGAG TTGCAAGCAGTGGGAGAGGGAGGTATTCTTCGGGAAGAGGTGGATTTCGAAGTGAGAGTTTCAAGATCCGTGGGAATTTTGGTGGTGCCCGAGCTTACAGCAGGAATGAATTCAGAAACCAGGGTGAGTTTTCAGGCCGACCGAGGGGTTCAATTGGTCGCAATGGAGAAGGTCATCAGCGGGCTAATCAGAATGGCAGTGGAAGGGGTGGGCGTCAAGGTGGCGTGAACCGTAATGCTGCTGCTTGA
- the LOC122281695 gene encoding nuclear transport factor 2 isoform X2, with protein sequence MAMQDASPTLSPSAQVVGNAFVEQYYHILHQSPNLVHRFYQDTSLLSRPDANGNMATVTSMQAINEKILDFNYDDYTAEIKTADAQDSYEKGVIVLVTGCLTGKDNLRRKFTQTFFLAPQDKGYFVLNDVFRYIEENDLLQTNSVAVHSINENVPIAALTPGPEPAHAPEVPAVEPASSFEEEDIIEVAEVCDPSDNEEGSVVEDEVIQPPAHPTQNEILKEVDSTVVDSAPAAEEDVPKKSYASIVKVMKGTVPNSAHASIRKLRVEPTYPDQQSHSSAKPAPAPEASAPNSDSAPESSDVPEEAEGHSIYVRNLPHNATDTQLEEEFKKFGPIKHGGIQVRSNKGFTFGFVEFETISSMHSALEASPITIGDRRAVVEEKRTTTRVASSGRGRYSSGRGGFRSESFKIRGNFGGARAYSRNEFRNQGEFSGRPRGSIGRNGEGHQRANQNGSGRGGRQGGVNRNAAA encoded by the exons ATGGCAATGCAGGACGCAAGTCCCACCCTTTCTCCCAGTGCCCAAGTTGTTGGGAATGCCTTTGTGGAGCAATACTACCATATTCTTCACCAATCCCCTAACTTGGTGCATAGATTTTATCAGGATACAAGTTTGCTAAGCCGGCCAGATGCCAATGGTAACATGGCAACAGTGACATCCATGCAA GCAATCAATGAGAAGATACTGGATTTCAACTATGACGACTATACAGCAGAGATAAAAACTGCAGATGCTCAGGACTCGTATGAGAAAGGGGTGATTGTTTTAGTGACAGGATGTTTGACTGGAAAGGACAATTTGAGGAGGAAATTCACTCAAACATTTTTTCTCGCTCCTCAAGACAAAGGCTACTTTGTTTTAAATGATGTCTTTAGGTACATTGAGGAAAATGACCTGTTGCAAACCAATTCTGTCGCTGTCCACAGCATAAATGAAAATGTTCCTATAGCTGCCTTGACACCAGGACCAG AGCCTGCTCATGCTCCTGAGGTTCCTGCCGTTGAACCTGCGTCTTCTTTTGAGGAGGAAGATATTATTGAAGTGGCTGAAGTTTGTGATCCTTCAGATAATGAGGAAGGATCAGTTGTTGAAGACGAGGTTATTCAACCCCCAGCTCATCCTACTCAGAACGAAATTCTTAAAGAGGTTGATTCCACAGTTGTTGATTCAGCTCCTGCAGCTGAGGAGGATGTCCCAAAGAAGTCTTATGCGTCAATT GTTAAGGTAATGAAAGGAACAGTGCCTAATTCAGCCCATGCTTCCATTAGAAAGTTGAGGGTGGAACCCACGTATCCTGATCAGCAGTCACACAGTTCCGCAAAACCTGCTCCTGCACCTGAGGCGTCAGCTCCTAATAGTGACAGTGCCCCTGAAAGCAGTGATGTTCCTGAGGAAG CTGAAGGTCACTCCATATATGTGCGGAACTTACCTCACAATGCAACAGATACACAACTTGAGGAAGAGTTCAAAAAGTTTGGGCCTATCAAGCATGGGGGGATCCAAGTTAGAAGTAACAAG GGATTCACTTTTGGCTTTGTCGAATTTGAAACAATCAGTTCAATGCATAGTGCGCTTGAG GCTTCACCTATCACAATTGGGGATCGTCGGGCTGTTGTTGAGGAAAAGAGAACTACCACCCGAG TTGCAAGCAGTGGGAGAGGGAGGTATTCTTCGGGAAGAGGTGGATTTCGAAGTGAGAGTTTCAAGATCCGTGGGAATTTTGGTGGTGCCCGAGCTTACAGCAGGAATGAATTCAGAAACCAGGGTGAGTTTTCAGGCCGACCGAGGGGTTCAATTGGTCGCAATGGAGAAGGTCATCAGCGGGCTAATCAGAATGGCAGTGGAAGGGGTGGGCGTCAAGGTGGCGTGAACCGTAATGCTGCTGCTTGA